Proteins found in one Populus alba chromosome 14, ASM523922v2, whole genome shotgun sequence genomic segment:
- the LOC118041241 gene encoding uncharacterized protein isoform X4, whose translation MDDFFSSVLAFLLLLMEQGFKFQPTNEELISKYLVPKTRGGIMGGFPMAVVNLCEHEPWDLPGKSIIKFAGQVTWYFLCPRDLRGKADHRRKTKAGNWKSTSEPKSITSEHSKKKIGVVRTLRFYEKQVITGWMIYEFDLIDKSSQFKKGQYVLCKLEWESKGEKNKKGEQSHHIAPVSHSEVQPSQSMDSDSENINLSEMPMRYSPCDESELSHHAGSHFGNQNPSELMNNSARQLSELSHHMASEFRNHNSNNLMPNLVYDGSGSSHSTVFNCEDLYWNQPTVDSAYNGSESPYMAFDSENQNPNELLTFDNSASNVSKNHDMAFGLANHNPNVSLTVDNSTSNVRESHHMALVLENQNLNNSISILTCENSLMASRVLENQEPLFPPCSFINQSTYDKRESSSLMDFDFETQNLVKEFDISVFGEGVWSNTTATPPDFGNQNPCKKTDMSTLEEGYSNYYNFSSSDNDLADVALPEVSPGLQAGIEGCFEQENCLNPALVQLPACMEESHSFRGFGTLENQEPFFPHCSFINQATYDNSESSSLMNFDFGNQIPVKEFDISAFGEGVWSNTTATPMDFGNQNPCKKTDMSTLENGYSSYNNFSSSDNDLADVALPEQVSPGLQAGIEGWCFEQANCPDPALVQLPACMEESHSFRGFGTLENQEPFFPPCSFINQATYDNSESSSLMNFDFGNQIPVKEFDISAFGEGVWSNTTATPTDFGNQNPCKKTDMSTLEKGYPSYYNFSSSDNDLADVALPEVRTKYHALQILFNFCFGVRVATPKLILTLHDTSSR comes from the exons ATGGACGACTTTTTCTCATCAG TCCTGGCATTCTTACTGCTATTAATGGAACAAGGATTCAAATTTCAGCCAACcaatgaagaattaataagcAAGTATCTGGTGCCGAAAACCCGTGGTGGTATCATGGGAGGCTTTCCCATGGCAGTCGTTAACCTTTGCGAGCATGAGCCATGGGATCTACCTG GTAAATCCATTATAAAGTTTGCTGGTCAAGTAACGTGGTATTTCTTATGCCCTCGCGATCTTAGGGGAAAAGCTGATCACCGCAGAAAAACCAAGGCCGGAAACTGGAAATCGACCAGCGAGCCAAAGTCAATAACGTCTGAGCATTCTAAGAAAAAGATTGGGGTAGTGAGGACTTTGAGATTCTATGAAAAACAAGTGATTACTGGTTGGATGATATACGAATTTGACCTCATCGACAAATCTAGCCAGTTTAAAAAG GGGCAATATGTTCTCTGTAAACTGGAGTGGGAGTCAAAAGGAGAGAAGAACAAGAAAGGTGAACAAAGCCACCATATAGCTCCAGTCTCTCATTCTGAAGTTCAACCAAGTCAGAGTATGGATTCTGATTCTGAAAACATAAACCTAAGTGAGATGCCTATGAGATATTCACCTTGTGATGAAAGTGAATTAAGCCATCATGCGGGTTCCCATtttggaaatcaaaatccaagtgAGCTGATGAATAATTCAGCTCGCCAACTTAGTGAGTTAAGCCACCATATGGCTTCTGAGTTTAGAAACCATAACTCAAATAACCTAATGCCTAATTTAGTTTATGATGGAAGTGGGTCAAGCCACTCCACGGTTTTTAATTGTGAAGATCTATATTGGAATCAGCCTACAGTTGATTCAGCTTATAATGGAAGCGAAAGCCCTTACATGGCTTTCGATTCtgaaaatcaaaacccaaatgAGCTGCTTACCTTTGATAATTCAGCTTCTAATGTCAGCAAAAACCATGACATGGCTTTTGGTTTGGCAAATCATAACCCGAATGTGTCGCTGACAGTTGATAATTCAACTTCTAATGTCAGGGAAAGTCATCATATGGCTTTAGTTTtggaaaatcaaaatctaaacaATAGTATTTCTATATTAACTTGTGAGAATTCTTTAATGGCTTCTCGTGTTTTGGAAAATCAAGAACCATTATTTCCACCTTGTAGTTTTATAAACCAGTCAACGTATGATAAGAGAGAATCAAGTAGCCTaatggattttgattttgaaactcAAAATCTAGTAAAGGAATTCGATATATCAGTCTTCGGTGAAGGTGTATGGAGTAATACCACAGCAACTCCTCCGGATTTTGGAAATCAAAATCCTTGTAAGAAGACTGATATGTCAACCCTTGAAGAAGGTTATTCGAATTACTATAACTTCTCTTCTTCAGATAATGATCTAGCTGATGTGGCGCTTCCAGAG GTAAGCCCTGGACTACAAGCAGGGATAGAAGGGTGTTTCGAGCAAGAAAACTGCCTCAACCCTGCACTTGTCCAGCTTCCTGCGTGCATGGAGGAAAGCCACTCCTTCAGGGGCTTTGGTACCTTGGAAAATCAAGAACCATTCTTTCCACATTGTAGTTTTATAAACCAGGCAACGTATGATAATAGTGAATCGAGTAGCctaatgaattttgattttggaaATCAAATTCCAGTAAAGGAATTCGATATATCAGCCTTCGGTGAAGGTGTATGGAGTAATACCACAGCAACTCCAATGGATTTTGGAAATCAAAATCCTTGTAAGAAGACTGATATGTCAACCCTTGAAAATGGTTATTCGAGTTACAATAACTTCTCTTCTTCAGATAATGATCTAGCTGATGTGGCGCTTCCAGAG CAGGTAAGCCCTGGACTACAAGCAGGGATAGAAGGGTGGTGTTTCGAGCAAGCAAACTGCCCCGACCCTGCACTTGTCCAGCTTCCTGCGTGCATGGAGGAAAGCCACTCCTTCAGGGGCTTTGGTACCTTGGAAAATCAAGAGCCTTTCTTTCCACCTTGTAGTTTTATAAACCAGGCAACGTATGATAATAGTGAATCAAGTAGCctaatgaattttgattttggaaATCAAATTCCAGTAAAGGAATTCGATATATCAGCCTTCGGTGAAGGTGTATGGAGTAATACCACAGCAACTCCAACGGATTTTGGAAATCAAAATCCTTGTAAGAAGACTGATATGTCAACCCTTGAAAAAGGTTATCCGAGTTACTATAACTTCTCTTCTTCAGATAATGATCTAGCTGATGTGGCGCTTCCAGAGGTAAGAACTAAATACCATGCATTAcagattctttttaatttttgttttggggttcGAGTAGCAACCCCAAAGCTTATTCTTACTTTACATGATACTTCCAGCAGGTAA